From the Candidatus Binataceae bacterium genome, one window contains:
- the nthB gene encoding nitrile hydratase subunit beta gives MDGIHDMGGMEGFGRVQPDVDEVPFHADWERRVFALVNGVLTLTGVNIDEFRHAIERIPPARYLTTSYYERWLLAAETLLVERGIVSGEELKSLAQPELMSVALPAVSPKAVAAKARLHSRFKAGDRVRVRGIHPLGHTRSPRYVRGKTGVVRRLRGIYVLPDTNAHRAGEHRQHVYLVEFSARELWGRKDREGLMIDLWEDYLERVERSNTVSRKRNSVAARPKLHAKKPRTVLSAKARSKRKLSRSKRPWSPKRTD, from the coding sequence ATGGACGGTATTCACGACATGGGTGGTATGGAGGGGTTCGGGCGCGTCCAACCTGATGTAGACGAAGTTCCGTTCCACGCGGACTGGGAACGACGGGTCTTCGCGCTCGTCAACGGCGTGCTGACGCTCACCGGTGTGAATATCGACGAATTCCGCCACGCTATCGAGCGCATCCCGCCGGCGCGTTATCTAACCACTTCTTACTACGAGCGCTGGCTGCTAGCGGCAGAGACCTTGCTGGTGGAACGCGGAATCGTTAGCGGCGAAGAATTGAAGTCGTTGGCTCAACCCGAGCTGATGTCGGTCGCGCTGCCCGCCGTTTCACCGAAGGCGGTGGCGGCGAAGGCCAGGCTCCATTCGAGGTTCAAGGCCGGGGATCGAGTCAGAGTTCGCGGCATTCACCCATTGGGACACACCCGCTCCCCCCGCTACGTCCGTGGTAAAACCGGCGTAGTAAGGCGTCTCCGCGGAATCTATGTTTTGCCCGACACCAATGCGCATCGAGCGGGCGAACATCGCCAGCATGTCTATTTGGTCGAATTCAGTGCGCGCGAGCTGTGGGGCCGAAAAGATCGCGAGGGGCTTATGATCGATCTGTGGGAGGATTATCTGGAACGCGTGGAACGCAGCAACACCGTCAGTAGAAAACGCAATTCGGTAGCCGCACGCCCAAAGCTGCACGCGAAAAAGCCCCGCACCGTCCTCTCGGCGAAGGCGAGAAGCAAACGAAAACTGTCACGTTCAAAAAGGCCCTGGTCTCCGAAACGCACGGACTAG
- the nthA gene encoding nitrile hydratase subunit alpha — translation MSGHDTSEHGPAARVKALEQLLVEKGLVDPARLDAIVDSYENKVGPRNGARVVARAWADAGFRKRLLMDAVAACAELGIAGPEGGHLVAIENTTRIHNLVVCTLCSCYPWPVLGLPPAWYKSFAYRSRAVSDPRGVLREFGVELADDVEIRVWDSSAEQRYIVLPERPAGTAKMSEEQLAELVTRDSMIGVARVAAPGKSR, via the coding sequence ATGAGTGGTCACGACACTTCCGAGCACGGTCCGGCGGCGCGGGTCAAGGCGCTTGAGCAGCTCCTGGTCGAAAAAGGACTGGTGGACCCTGCCCGTCTCGACGCGATCGTCGACAGTTACGAAAACAAGGTTGGACCGCGCAACGGCGCCCGCGTCGTTGCACGGGCTTGGGCAGATGCGGGGTTCCGAAAGCGCCTCCTCATGGACGCCGTCGCGGCATGCGCGGAGCTGGGAATCGCAGGGCCCGAGGGCGGCCATCTGGTAGCTATCGAAAACACCACGCGGATTCACAACCTGGTCGTCTGTACGCTCTGCTCGTGCTACCCGTGGCCCGTACTTGGGCTTCCTCCGGCCTGGTACAAGAGCTTCGCTTATCGTTCGCGAGCGGTCAGCGATCCGCGCGGAGTCCTGCGTGAGTTCGGGGTCGAGCTCGCGGACGATGTCGAAATCAGAGTGTGGGATTCGAGCGCGGAGCAGCGCTATATAGTGCTGCCCGAACGCCCGGCGGGCACGGCGAAGATGAGTGAGGAGCAGCTCGCGGAGCTGGTCACGCGTGATTCGATGATCGGGGTCGCCAGGGTCGCTGCGCCCGGGAAATCGCGATGA
- a CDS encoding nitrile hydratase accessory protein, whose amino-acid sequence MSEFGLSELARQLGCDEASVFSAPWEARAFAIALGLSQAGLFAWDEFRVRLIAEVGASDRIRERDGTNRQGEYYEHFLRALEAVVTEKGIATRSELITKIAELQPPVAPHAHEH is encoded by the coding sequence ATGAGTGAGTTCGGGCTGAGCGAGCTGGCGCGGCAGCTGGGATGCGATGAGGCGAGCGTCTTCAGCGCGCCGTGGGAGGCGCGCGCCTTTGCGATCGCACTGGGGCTGAGCCAGGCGGGATTGTTCGCCTGGGACGAATTCCGCGTACGCCTGATCGCTGAAGTAGGCGCCTCGGACCGGATTCGCGAACGTGACGGGACCAACCGCCAAGGCGAGTACTACGAGCATTTCCTGCGCGCGCTGGAGGCGGTGGTGACGGAAAAAGGAATTGCGACGCGTTCGGAGCTCATCACCAAGATTGCGGAGCTTCAGCCTCCTGTTGCGCCCCACGCTCACGAGCACTGA
- a CDS encoding DUF4340 domain-containing protein has protein sequence MSARPAILFTALFLLLLPIYQYFDRPADKRAAANVEEQQESLLKLNGIDSITVKRGSETLRYEKTADGKLYQLVEPQGKFVPQDLMQALASLLISAKQVEVVAENTNDLAQFGLDHPRSEMTIGATGTGQPIRILFGAENPTHTAIYAQIEGIPKVFLLGRNLEYYQSVMFEWVEGKQGKNA, from the coding sequence GTGAGTGCCCGTCCGGCGATACTCTTCACCGCGCTGTTTCTTCTACTTCTGCCGATATATCAGTACTTCGATCGACCTGCTGACAAGCGCGCGGCGGCGAACGTGGAGGAACAGCAGGAAAGTCTGCTCAAGCTAAACGGCATCGACTCGATTACCGTCAAGCGCGGCAGCGAGACGTTGCGTTACGAGAAAACCGCGGACGGAAAGCTCTACCAACTGGTCGAGCCGCAGGGAAAGTTTGTACCGCAGGATCTGATGCAGGCACTCGCCTCCCTGTTAATTAGTGCCAAACAGGTGGAAGTGGTCGCCGAGAACACCAACGACCTCGCCCAGTTCGGCCTCGACCATCCGCGCAGTGAAATGACGATCGGCGCAACCGGGACCGGCCAGCCGATCCGTATCCTTTTTGGTGCGGAAAACCCGACCCATACCGCGATCTACGCGCAGATCGAGGGTATTCCCAAGGTGTTCCTGCTCGGCCGCAACCTCGAATACTACCAATCGGTGATGTTCGAATGGGTCGAAGGAAAGCAGGGTAAGAACGCCTAG
- a CDS encoding Gldg family protein has product MDRPPVEKVPTRGSLITGYLLLIYTAIAFAAVLIIANAIISNHNVRWDLTPNQRYSLSDFDKRVLGGLTHPVKVMAFVRTEDPAYLELAELLFQAAAFTPQLQYEVIDVNKAPGLARQFGVSSYGEVVVESQGRRRDFDNARSELLIPAILQTSSNQSKHIYLTVGHGERDLFNADRNSGFSQFRGLLEQNNYQIDNVSLFAGGVPDDAKVLVSVGPEKDFLPEELAELAKYLARGGHYLVMLDPYGSPSLAKFLTQYHLEFTDQVVVDPAYRLTQGEILTTRIPLRSDNSAITRSMSGDAVMSLVRGIIVSGQPGAAGPDGLELASTIELLRSSHESWASGDPKALTTGITEYQSGRDTKGPITVGAEVNLAPATNPHIPLQQMTRIVGFGSSAFASNQFLEMLGNRDLAVSAINSLAGDDVLIASRERLNRGETAGFFVTAGQSHLLRDLGAGLETIILFAIATLVFVRRRFFV; this is encoded by the coding sequence ATGGACCGGCCGCCGGTAGAAAAGGTCCCTACCCGTGGCTCGCTGATCACGGGCTACTTGTTGCTGATCTATACCGCGATTGCCTTCGCGGCGGTGCTGATCATCGCCAATGCAATAATCAGCAATCACAACGTGCGATGGGATCTGACGCCGAACCAGCGCTACTCGTTGTCCGACTTTGACAAGCGGGTCCTCGGGGGGCTGACCCACCCGGTCAAGGTGATGGCGTTTGTGCGCACCGAAGACCCGGCCTACCTCGAACTGGCGGAACTGTTGTTCCAGGCGGCCGCATTTACGCCCCAGCTTCAGTACGAGGTCATTGACGTCAACAAGGCTCCCGGCCTTGCGCGACAGTTCGGAGTGTCGAGTTACGGCGAGGTGGTGGTCGAATCGCAGGGGCGCCGCCGCGATTTCGACAACGCGCGTTCGGAGCTTCTGATCCCGGCGATCCTGCAGACTTCTTCGAATCAGTCAAAACACATTTATTTGACGGTAGGTCACGGCGAGCGGGACTTGTTCAACGCCGATCGCAACTCGGGTTTTTCCCAGTTTCGCGGGCTGCTCGAACAGAACAACTACCAGATAGACAACGTGTCCTTGTTCGCGGGCGGAGTACCCGACGATGCTAAGGTGCTCGTCTCGGTCGGTCCGGAGAAGGACTTCCTGCCCGAAGAGCTCGCGGAGCTCGCCAAATACCTCGCACGAGGCGGGCACTATCTGGTGATGCTTGATCCCTACGGATCGCCGAGCCTCGCCAAATTCCTGACCCAGTATCATCTCGAGTTCACCGATCAAGTCGTCGTCGATCCGGCTTACCGGCTCACTCAGGGCGAGATTTTGACCACCCGTATTCCGCTCCGCTCCGACAACAGTGCAATTACCCGGTCGATGTCTGGGGACGCAGTCATGTCGCTGGTCCGCGGAATCATCGTGAGCGGACAGCCGGGAGCAGCGGGACCGGATGGTCTAGAGCTGGCCTCGACCATAGAACTGCTGCGCTCTTCGCATGAAAGCTGGGCATCGGGCGACCCCAAAGCTTTAACCACTGGCATTACCGAGTACCAGAGCGGCCGCGACACCAAGGGGCCCATCACGGTCGGGGCGGAAGTTAACCTGGCGCCGGCGACCAATCCGCATATTCCCCTGCAGCAGATGACGCGGATTGTGGGGTTCGGCAGCTCCGCATTTGCGTCGAACCAGTTTCTCGAGATGCTCGGGAACCGGGACCTTGCGGTGAGTGCGATCAACTCCCTGGCCGGCGATGACGTCCTGATCGCGAGCCGCGAGCGACTGAACCGGGGCGAGACCGCGGGCTTTTTTGTGACGGCGGGACAATCGCATCTGCTGCGCGATTTGGGCGCCGGTTTGGAGACCATCATCCTGTTCGCGATTGCAACCCTGGTGTTCGTGCGCAGGAGGTTCTTCGTGTGA
- a CDS encoding ABC transporter permease — MSNGAATLEAARTAGEAGRVSARGMRVGFSLGRMLAVTRKELQSYFAFPLVYILTGLFAFMAGLYAWTDLDFFETIAFAKDIIQNYWQLLFTDIRFCLLLTLPFLTMRLFAEERKLGTIELLYTYPLRDGEILGGKFLASEVILLMMLGLTVLYPVYLYSVHRFPLFPLVAGYLGLFLIGSAFLAFGVFVSSLCESQVMAGIGTILPLLFFWVLNWNETSFQGNAIEALRSVSLFDNFGTFAKGVIDLNHVTYFIFFVAFFVYLTLQSMEARKWTGRR; from the coding sequence ATGTCAAATGGCGCAGCCACCTTGGAGGCTGCCCGCACGGCTGGCGAGGCCGGACGGGTTTCGGCTCGTGGAATGCGGGTCGGCTTTTCGCTGGGCCGGATGTTGGCCGTTACCCGCAAGGAATTGCAGTCCTATTTTGCCTTTCCGCTGGTCTATATCCTCACCGGGCTGTTCGCGTTCATGGCGGGTCTGTATGCGTGGACCGATCTGGACTTCTTCGAGACCATCGCTTTCGCCAAGGACATCATCCAGAACTACTGGCAATTGCTGTTCACCGACATCCGCTTCTGCCTGCTGCTCACCCTTCCATTCCTCACGATGCGACTGTTCGCCGAAGAGCGGAAGCTCGGGACCATCGAGTTGCTGTACACTTATCCGCTGCGCGATGGGGAAATATTGGGCGGAAAGTTCCTTGCGAGCGAAGTGATCCTGCTGATGATGCTCGGCCTGACCGTGCTGTACCCGGTCTACCTGTATTCGGTGCATCGCTTCCCGCTGTTTCCGCTGGTGGCGGGTTACCTCGGGTTATTTCTGATTGGCTCGGCGTTCCTCGCGTTCGGAGTGTTCGTGTCTTCGCTGTGCGAGAGCCAGGTCATGGCCGGCATTGGGACGATCCTGCCGCTGCTGTTCTTCTGGGTGCTCAACTGGAACGAGACGTCATTCCAGGGCAACGCGATTGAGGCACTTCGCTCGGTCTCGCTGTTTGACAACTTCGGAACCTTCGCAAAAGGGGTGATCGACCTAAATCACGTCACCTACTTCATTTTCTTCGTGGCATTTTTCGTCTACCTGACGCTGCAATCGATGGAGGCCAGGAAATGGACCGGCCGCCGGTAG
- a CDS encoding ABC transporter ATP-binding protein, which yields MIEVQDLTKYFGATRAVNHVSFKVEKGEIIGLLGPNGSGKTTIMRILTGFFPPTAGRALIGGLDVATQSLEARRRIGYLPENMVLYPDLNVSALLQFAARVRGLDARTTRDRMEYAIKTCGLEEVRRKLIGKLSKGYRQRVGIAQAILSDPEVLILDEPTVGLDPRQVVEIRELIRSLAGRSTVLLSTHILPEVNMTCRRVVIIDRGNIVAQDTPEQLTAKLQGSEQTQITVVGPVDQVRPALAAVPNVHEIQDRPVDATQPGACSFVVSSNGRGDEVRSALAACVVQKGWSLLEVKPLALTLEDLFMRLVTKEERV from the coding sequence ATGATAGAGGTCCAAGACCTTACCAAATACTTCGGCGCGACTCGTGCGGTAAACCACGTCTCCTTCAAAGTCGAGAAGGGCGAGATCATCGGGCTTTTGGGTCCCAACGGATCCGGCAAGACCACGATCATGCGCATCCTGACCGGATTTTTTCCGCCCACCGCGGGCCGCGCGCTCATCGGCGGGCTCGATGTCGCCACGCAATCGCTGGAGGCCAGGCGGCGCATCGGTTATCTGCCGGAAAACATGGTGCTTTATCCGGATTTGAACGTCAGCGCGCTGCTTCAGTTCGCCGCACGGGTGCGCGGGCTGGATGCCAGGACCACACGCGACCGGATGGAGTATGCGATCAAGACCTGCGGCCTCGAGGAGGTTCGCCGTAAGCTGATAGGCAAGCTATCCAAAGGTTATCGTCAGCGCGTCGGCATCGCCCAGGCAATTCTGAGCGATCCCGAAGTACTGATTCTGGATGAGCCTACGGTCGGCCTCGATCCCCGGCAGGTGGTCGAAATTCGCGAACTCATCCGATCGCTGGCCGGGCGATCCACGGTGCTGCTTTCGACCCATATTCTGCCCGAAGTGAACATGACGTGCCGCCGCGTCGTCATTATTGATCGCGGAAATATCGTGGCGCAGGACACTCCGGAGCAGCTAACCGCAAAATTGCAGGGCAGCGAGCAGACCCAAATCACGGTGGTCGGACCGGTGGATCAGGTTCGACCAGCCCTGGCCGCGGTGCCAAACGTCCACGAGATCCAGGACCGCCCGGTCGACGCGACTCAGCCGGGCGCCTGCAGCTTCGTGGTTTCTTCGAATGGCCGCGGCGACGAGGTCCGCTCCGCCCTGGCCGCCTGCGTGGTGCAGAAGGGATGGAGTTTGCTGGAAGTAAAGCCGCTGGCGCTGACGCTGGAAGATTTGTTTATGCGCCTCGTCACCAAGGAAGAAAGAGTCTAG
- the def gene encoding peptide deformylase gives MILKVARLGFPSLRTAAQPVAVDQIRSPEFQRLIDDMIETMYEYRGVGLAAPQVHLPLQLAVLEVQNHPRYPDMSPVPLTVLINPEVSILDRSTVDEFEGCLSIPELRGLVPRFKELRVRAFGRDGEPLDITAHDFHARVIQHETDHLKGEVYLDRMPNLRQLGFLDEWQRFLLPKKNNAE, from the coding sequence ATGATTCTGAAGGTCGCACGACTCGGATTCCCCTCTCTGCGAACCGCCGCTCAACCGGTGGCTGTCGACCAGATCCGAAGCCCCGAGTTCCAGCGACTGATCGACGACATGATCGAAACCATGTACGAGTATCGCGGCGTTGGACTAGCTGCCCCGCAGGTCCATCTACCCCTTCAGTTGGCCGTCCTTGAGGTCCAGAACCATCCGCGCTACCCGGACATGTCGCCGGTCCCCCTCACCGTACTGATTAATCCTGAGGTTTCGATTCTGGATCGCAGCACGGTCGACGAATTTGAAGGATGTCTCAGTATCCCCGAGTTGCGGGGGTTGGTCCCGCGCTTCAAGGAGCTGCGCGTTAGAGCGTTTGGCCGCGATGGCGAGCCGCTCGACATTACTGCCCACGATTTTCACGCCCGCGTCATCCAGCACGAAACCGACCATTTGAAAGGCGAGGTTTACCTCGACCGCATGCCGAACCTGCGTCAGCTCGGTTTTCTGGACGAATGGCAGCGCTTCCTACTGCCAAAAAAGAACAACGCGGAATAA
- a CDS encoding ABC transporter substrate-binding protein: protein MKTERSKISGSGRPSSSKSRSRTASHRAALALVTKRLPQKRRRFSRRTTLILYAALLGGAAIVIALLYAAAPVHADHPPPNLDPMSTVKGVMDQTIAVFKEKDIAPTDRRAKLRTIAEAHIDFNGMARSTVGYHWRTLTDDQRKEFVLLFTTFIEDVVLTQIEQYSVEKVQHDIQSSVIVFDREHVDGDHAEVFSTVNLKSRPETLRVSYLMKNVDGDWKIYDIDVDAISVIANYRNQFNRVLNDQGYDRLASLLRQKSEQLGSSLAN from the coding sequence ATGAAAACCGAACGCTCGAAAATCAGTGGCTCCGGCCGCCCGTCGAGCTCGAAATCAAGGTCCAGAACGGCGAGCCACCGCGCCGCGCTGGCCCTCGTTACGAAGCGCCTGCCGCAAAAGCGGCGCCGGTTCTCGCGTCGCACGACTCTGATTCTTTACGCGGCCCTGCTTGGCGGGGCCGCAATCGTGATCGCGCTCCTCTATGCCGCGGCTCCGGTACATGCCGACCATCCGCCCCCCAACCTCGATCCGATGAGTACAGTCAAGGGCGTGATGGACCAGACCATCGCGGTCTTCAAGGAGAAAGACATCGCCCCCACCGACCGCCGCGCGAAACTCCGGACCATCGCGGAAGCGCACATCGATTTCAACGGCATGGCACGTTCCACGGTCGGATATCACTGGCGCACCCTGACCGACGATCAACGCAAGGAGTTTGTCCTGCTCTTCACCACCTTTATCGAGGACGTTGTGCTCACACAAATCGAGCAATACTCGGTAGAAAAGGTACAGCACGACATCCAGTCCTCCGTCATCGTATTCGACCGCGAGCACGTCGATGGCGATCATGCCGAGGTCTTCAGCACGGTCAACCTCAAGAGCCGTCCGGAAACTCTACGGGTCAGCTACCTGATGAAGAATGTCGATGGGGACTGGAAAATCTATGACATCGATGTCGACGCGATCAGCGTAATTGCGAATTACCGCAATCAGTTCAATCGCGTCCTCAATGATCAGGGCTATGACCGGCTGGCCAGCTTGCTGCGCCAGAAATCCGAGCAGCTTGGCAGCTCCCTGGCCAACTAG
- a CDS encoding MBL fold metallo-hydrolase, whose translation MLFRELNRGKCKTYLLGCERTRRAALIDPLRENAARYLAAAAYHGVRLDYVIDTHTHADHLTGTWDLAWLADAKIVMERHAPAPHVDVHVSHGDILEVGDLRLKILHTPGHTPDGISIHLEGRVLTGDTLLIGGTGRADFAGGDAGQQYDAITGALFTLPDSTLVFPAHDYRGNQFSTIGKEKTTNPRLAGHSRDEYIHIMNDLRLALPDKIQESLQANQSAIDDDSVAFPRLAQLEAIRQVAAPELKARIESGNPPLVLDVREQDEYGGELGHIDGSRLIPLKALPQEASTLEEMKNREIVVVCRAGVRSSTAAAILTALGFDHVSNLKGGMLEWHEAGLPVER comes from the coding sequence GTGCTGTTTCGTGAGCTCAATCGTGGAAAATGCAAGACGTATTTGCTTGGATGCGAACGCACCCGACGCGCGGCGCTAATCGATCCACTGCGCGAAAACGCGGCGCGCTATCTGGCCGCCGCAGCCTATCACGGAGTCAGGCTTGACTACGTGATCGACACCCACACCCACGCCGACCACCTGACCGGAACTTGGGACTTGGCGTGGCTTGCGGATGCGAAAATCGTGATGGAGCGGCATGCGCCCGCGCCGCATGTCGACGTCCACGTATCGCATGGAGATATCCTGGAAGTGGGAGACCTGCGCCTCAAAATCCTGCACACGCCCGGGCACACGCCCGACGGAATCAGCATCCACCTGGAAGGACGCGTTCTTACCGGCGATACCCTGCTCATCGGCGGAACTGGGCGTGCAGATTTCGCCGGAGGCGATGCAGGCCAGCAATACGACGCAATCACCGGCGCGCTGTTCACGCTGCCGGATAGCACGCTGGTTTTTCCAGCGCACGATTATCGCGGCAATCAATTCTCGACGATTGGCAAAGAGAAGACCACCAATCCGCGCCTCGCTGGCCATTCGCGTGATGAATACATCCACATCATGAACGACCTGCGCCTGGCGTTGCCCGACAAGATCCAGGAGTCGCTGCAAGCGAACCAGTCGGCCATCGATGATGATTCGGTCGCGTTCCCCAGACTCGCGCAGCTCGAAGCGATCCGTCAGGTCGCCGCGCCCGAATTGAAGGCACGCATTGAAAGTGGCAATCCGCCGCTGGTGCTGGATGTGCGCGAACAAGACGAGTATGGCGGCGAGCTGGGACATATTGACGGCAGCCGGCTGATCCCCCTCAAGGCCTTGCCGCAGGAGGCTAGCACGCTGGAAGAGATGAAAAATCGCGAGATCGTGGTGGTATGCCGTGCCGGCGTGCGAAGCAGCACCGCCGCTGCGATTCTGACGGCGCTTGGGTTCGATCACGTGAGCAATCTCAAAGGGGGAATGCTCGAATGGCACGAAGCAGGCCTGCCCGTCGAGCGCTAG
- a CDS encoding ankyrin repeat domain-containing protein has translation MDWRGVERALHANAELLKHRDTRGRNWLHLCCGVDIGADQGKAADSIKTAEVLVDTGLSINQEAFTEGKWKATPLWFAIARGRNLPLAEYLLKRGSNPDYCLWAAAFNRDVPAIRLLVRHGANVNDSSVDDLAENESPFLGAIKWSHFEAAEELLKLGADVNYQDRKGMTALHYMLKKGTDKRFFPMLIAHGARGDLRNSQGVCAAELMRKKRDGDLRKMAEQLRTSARMNVR, from the coding sequence ATGGACTGGAGGGGGGTTGAGCGAGCGCTCCACGCGAACGCGGAACTGCTCAAGCATCGTGACACAAGGGGACGCAATTGGCTTCATCTTTGTTGCGGCGTGGACATCGGTGCTGACCAAGGCAAGGCGGCCGACAGTATCAAGACCGCCGAGGTGCTAGTCGACACCGGCCTCTCGATCAATCAGGAAGCCTTCACGGAGGGAAAGTGGAAGGCAACGCCGTTGTGGTTCGCGATTGCACGGGGCAGGAACTTGCCACTGGCCGAGTACCTGCTCAAACGGGGTTCGAACCCTGACTATTGCTTGTGGGCAGCGGCGTTCAATCGCGATGTTCCGGCGATCCGGCTTCTCGTGCGCCATGGCGCTAACGTGAACGATTCTTCGGTGGACGATCTCGCGGAGAACGAGTCTCCGTTCCTGGGTGCGATCAAGTGGAGCCACTTCGAGGCGGCCGAGGAACTGTTGAAACTCGGCGCCGATGTCAACTACCAGGATCGTAAGGGTATGACCGCGCTGCACTACATGCTCAAGAAGGGAACCGACAAGCGATTCTTCCCGATGCTGATAGCTCACGGAGCCAGAGGCGACCTAAGAAACAGTCAGGGCGTTTGCGCCGCGGAGTTGATGCGCAAGAAGAGAGACGGCGACCTCCGAAAGATGGCCGAGCAGCTGCGTACGAGCGCGCGAATGAACGTCCGTTGA